Part of the Henckelia pumila isolate YLH828 chromosome 2, ASM3356847v2, whole genome shotgun sequence genome is shown below.
tggtacaaaaaagtggTTAAGAAGTGCAGAGCAAAATatgtttgcattggggatttttgagcaatttgcattTATTTATATTGAAAATAATATACTAACAGCTATCTTcacatttaattatttaagcatAGATTGCATTCCTTTACACGTAAAACTCATGATAAGTGGCTCGAAGAATacccaatattttattttattaaatgaaataacCAATCAAGTTGAATTAATATATTCAATTCGAAAATATTGTTGGATTCaaccgaaccgaattaaaaTAGTTTTGGATCTTTTTTCAAGTACCCTATACCATAACAATATTGATGTCGGATTTAGTTTAATATGAAACCAATTAAAATCAGTTACATATCGAAGAGTAAGTCTCTTGTAAGATGGTATAACATATCATTATTCGTGAGACTGTTAATCTACCCATTTTCAcaataaaagtaatatttttttttataaaagtaatatttttcatatgtGACATAAATAAAAGATCTATCTCACAATTAATCTGAGATCGTTTCACCAGATTTTTTGTGCGCATTGAATTTGACCGAATTTGGACTGATTCAGAGTTAATCCCATCTAATAAGCATCCCATTTAAAGCGTGGTTACTTAATATTTCCCGTCGATCGTATTAAAAAGAGAgatttcttaatttaatttttatgctatgttgagtgtatgataaaaaaaaaatggcatTGCTGTTATACAAATTAGCATGTCTCTACTTAGTTCTTTAGTGAACTTTTTATTACTTCCGGAGAGTAATAACTATATAGTTAGGACATTAAGGGTGAGTAAATTTGTTACTAAACCAAAATAATTGGTTGAGTAAGTTGAAACTATCGATTCTTTCCCTTTTAGACATTTTTTTATCTGTctgatttttgttattttttaaaaagtttaatCAACCGATACTCTAGTGACCTAGCTCGGATCGTCTATTAGCTAACAgttttaagcatgcaattaacttaataaccaaaataattaatcagAGTATATTGCGGAAACTTAAAAATCTAGTTACAATATAAATCAATGGAATACAACCGGTACTAAACCAGTGGCGGcaaaatttttcatatataattttttaataattttggattaatttgtTATTAGTCCGGGTAGatcaattcaaaatattaaaggactcgatattttaaaatttttatcttgGATAATTTAAAAACCCTAGCTCCGCTATTGACTAAAACCCAAAATGTATTCATACAATCATATACAAAACAAACTGTAGGCAAATAATATTATTCCAACAACCCCTGGTCCCGGCACTAACCATGCCTCGATTTTCCCACTTCGTCCAACCTGAGATCTGTCCTGTGGAATTGTAAGATAACACCAAATAAGTGGGCGATTAAAGCCCAGTACGAAATTATGAGTATAAAAAactaatatgatgcatgcaatatgTGGTGAATTGGTGACTGGCTGGGGCGGATCTAGGATCGTAtgttttggggggggggggggggggtggagggaactcgcacacacacaaagtcagaaaaataattattatatgtttgcatataaatttcaataacaaataatacaatattaataaaaaaaaatacaatactTGAAGGTAAGATTAATATATTACTTTGtcaaaaaaatattcatatattacaaaaaaaaaagccAAAAGTTCCTTGAATGATGTATTAAATCAAGTATCAATTATAATTATCTAACTAAAAGGAATTCGAcgttcttttaaatttttaaagtcTTCAATGATATCTTCTATGCTCTCATTTCTAGCAATTTCTTTCTCAATATACACCATTAATGCATCCGATAGAAAATCATCTTCCATTTTGCTCCGAAGCCTTGTTTTCACAATATTCATCGCATAAAATGATCATTCTGTAGTAGCAGTGGAAACCGGAAGAGTAAGCACAAGTACGACCAATCTAAAAATGAGGTTGTTGTGACAGATTTGTTAGTCTTCACCAACCATTAACATAACTCTGAAATGGTCGAAAGACTTTTATAGTCAGACCCTTTGACTACATTATATTCGTAGTGCTTCAACTGAATCTCCAATTGCTCTTTCTTGTCTATTGTAAATCTTGTGCATAGAATTTTTCAACTAGTTTACATATATCTGCAATTTTGAAAGACTCCACCGTATTTTTAGGATTTAAGGCATTACTCAAAAGGAGCAACTCCATAGCATTATCACTAAAACGCCCATTAATTTCTTGCAACTGTGAATCTATCGCGGCATAAAAGAGGTCTACCTGATAATGATGCTCAATTGTGAAATTGTCTTGACGACGACGGGTTCGACCTCTTCTATCAATATACGGAGCACTGAAATCAGAAATATCAATATTTCGAACATCACAAAAGGACTTCACTTCTACAAGCAAATCATCCCACTTTTTATCCCTCATCTGTTGAAGCAAATTCTTGGTAGATGATATAAGCTCCATTGCATTAATTATATCCTGAGACTTACTTTGTAAAGCTTGACAAAGGATATATGTGATCCCCATAATCTCTTTCATAAGATGCaagataaatacaaaattaaaaGAAGTCATTTCATCATAAACAGACGTAGCACCTGCTCGTTGAGAAGGAAGTTCATCCTCCATAACATTAAACAATACTGTACACGATGCACTAAACATCCTAATTAGGCCTGCCAATgatctcaaatgagaactccaacGCGTATCAGCAGCTCGCTGTAAAGTACCTGTCTGATTAAGTCCACGCCCTGCTTCAATTTCATTAACAGCAATCAAATGTGCAATATCATCTGCATGGGCATTTTTCAATTCATCATTTCATTTACATGAAGTACCAACAATATTAACTATAAAAgttaatttatcaaaaaattgATGAATAGATGTCACATTATTTGATGCTGCAACTAAAGTCAATTGTAATCGATGAGCTAAACAATGAACATAATAAGTACTTGGGCAATATTTCACAATCAAAGCTTGTAATCCATTAAACTCTCCCCTCATATTACTAGCACCATCATAACCTTGACCTCTGATCTTTTGAACATCCAAATTGTAGTGAGCCAAAATAGAATATATAGCATTCTTTAAAGTCAAAGCAGCAGTATCAGATACATGAACAATCCCAAAAAAAAGTTCTTGAATGAATCCATTAGTATCAACAAGCCTCAATACTATAAACATTTACTCTCTTTTCGACTCATCTCGGGCTTCATCAACAATTATGCAATACTTGGCAACTCCAATTTGCTCACGAATTGCATTTTTCACTCTTAGTGAAAGCATATGaagtatatttttttgaatatcaTGACTTGTATACTTGGAATTCTTTGGAGCTCTCGCAATTGCCTTTGAAAGATCGTCATTGTACATGGTTAGAACATCCAAGAATTCAATAAAGTTACCACGATTAGACGAACTAGATTTCTCATCATGACCTCTAAATGGAATTCTCTGAAGTGCAAGAAATCGAACCACATGTATGTGAGCCTTTAACCGAAGAAGATTGGTTGCAACTTGTTCAACAGTAAAAATTTCGAATCTCCTTGATATATGTTGTGGTTGGTTCATCAAATCGTCACATGCTTTTTCAGCATTACGGTAGAGTGAAGATACATTATCTTTTCCTATATGAGCTAAGAAAGCATAATCTTTTCCATTTCTAACTTTCTTCCAGTTACAAAACCCATCAACAGTAAATGCATTTTGATTTGAGTATCCTGATGGCCTGTTAAAGATAAAACATGGAAAACAATATACCTTATCTTTAGCGGGTGAATACTCCAACCAAGAAAATTGC
Proteins encoded:
- the LOC140879097 gene encoding uncharacterized protein yields the protein MFIVLRLVDTNGFIQELFFGIVHVSDTAALTLKNAIYSILAHYNLDVQKIRGQGYDGASNMRGEFNGLQALIVKYCPNDIAHLIAVNEIEAGRGLNQTGTLQRAADTRWSSHLRSLAGLIRMFSASCTVLFNVMEDELPSQRAGATSVYDEMTSFNFVFILHLMKEIMGITYILCQALQSKSQDIINAMELISSTKNLLQQMRDKKWDDLLVEVKSFCDVRNIDISDFSAPYIDRRGRTRRRQDNFTIEHHYQVDLFYAAIDSQLQEINGRFSDNAMELLLLSNALNPKNTVESFKIADICKLVEKFYAQDLQ